Proteins encoded by one window of Nitrospira sp.:
- a CDS encoding 4a-hydroxytetrahydrobiopterin dehydratase produces MKLIEKKRSDGAAVPKLKATRARELLKQLSGNWKINGRGHLERLYTFEDFAQALAFVRKVGAVAEAQGHHPDVYLAWGKCKVEIWSHKSKGLTESDFLLAAKAEQKFKPFRAPV; encoded by the coding sequence ATGAAACTGATCGAGAAGAAGCGTAGCGATGGAGCCGCGGTGCCGAAGTTGAAGGCCACCCGCGCGAGGGAGCTGTTGAAGCAGCTTTCCGGGAATTGGAAGATCAACGGGAGAGGGCATTTGGAGCGGCTCTACACTTTCGAGGACTTTGCGCAGGCGCTGGCGTTTGTGAGGAAGGTCGGGGCGGTCGCCGAGGCGCAGGGCCATCATCCCGATGTCTATCTGGCCTGGGGGAAGTGCAAGGTTGAAATCTGGTCGCACAAGAGTAAGGGGCTGACCGAGAGCGATTTTCTCTTGGCCGCTAAAGCCGAACAGAAGTTCAAACCGTTTCGGGCGCCGGTATGA
- a CDS encoding isoprenylcysteine carboxylmethyltransferase family protein yields the protein MTLELKIPPVAVVLITVAGMWFAARAVPGIEVSFPGREVVSGLVAASGGIIALWGVVAFSRAGTTVNPMKPGSSSALVQSGIYSVTRNPMYLGLLLVLLAWAIYLAHVLTLLFLPAFVWYMNRYQIEPEERALTSLFGLEFTAYAARVRRWI from the coding sequence ATGACGCTCGAACTTAAGATTCCTCCGGTGGCGGTCGTTCTGATTACTGTCGCCGGTATGTGGTTTGCGGCGCGGGCCGTTCCGGGCATTGAAGTTTCCTTTCCCGGGCGCGAGGTCGTTTCAGGTCTGGTGGCAGCGTCGGGCGGGATCATTGCTCTGTGGGGTGTGGTCGCATTCAGCCGGGCCGGCACGACGGTCAATCCCATGAAGCCCGGATCTTCGTCGGCACTGGTTCAATCAGGCATCTATTCCGTCACCCGCAACCCGATGTATCTGGGGCTGCTCCTGGTGTTGCTCGCCTGGGCGATCTATTTGGCCCATGTGCTGACCCTCCTCTTTCTCCCGGCATTCGTGTGGTACATGAACCGGTATCAGATCGAACCGGAAGAACGGGCGCTGACCTCCTTGTTCGGGCTGGAGTTCACCGCCTATGCCGCCCGGGTGCGCCGATGGATTTAA
- a CDS encoding DUF3365 domain-containing protein: MRRISAVALLIVLQCLPIPAASLAGEQTGIPPEIVANYLHAVIEADRTFYTIHVVERLQRSGVVAAAENWRSTKNTLPLPAQFLMESSALSAMTGTSVRYRLISLWPINPLNVPRSAAEKAGLESLRTHPEQVVTGTVTQGSETYFQAIYADRAVSQSCVGCHNTHPQSAKKDFKLNEAMGGLVIEIPMGR, from the coding sequence ATGAGACGTATCAGTGCCGTCGCACTCCTCATTGTACTTCAGTGCCTGCCGATTCCCGCCGCATCGCTGGCCGGCGAACAGACCGGCATCCCGCCGGAGATCGTCGCAAACTACCTCCATGCGGTGATCGAAGCGGATCGGACGTTCTACACCATCCACGTGGTCGAACGGCTGCAGAGGAGTGGGGTCGTGGCGGCAGCCGAAAACTGGCGGTCCACGAAGAATACCCTCCCCCTGCCAGCCCAGTTCCTTATGGAATCCAGCGCACTTTCAGCAATGACTGGCACATCGGTCCGTTACCGGCTCATTAGTCTCTGGCCGATCAATCCGCTCAATGTGCCACGAAGTGCCGCAGAGAAGGCCGGCCTGGAGTCGCTACGCACGCACCCGGAACAGGTCGTGACCGGCACGGTCACGCAAGGGAGCGAGACGTACTTTCAAGCCATCTATGCCGACCGGGCCGTGAGTCAGTCTTGCGTGGGGTGCCACAACACCCACCCCCAGAGCGCCAAGAAAGACTTTAAGCTGAATGAGGCCATGGGAGGCCTCGTGATCGAAATTCCGATGGGACGATAG
- a CDS encoding ATP-grasp domain-containing protein: MKPLRVLVLMDKQLVPPQNTSGIDTQKAAWKTEFDVVTTLRKIGHEVEPLGVETELGIIRNAIDAFKPHIAFNMLEAFHNVAIFEPNVVSYLELLKIPYTGCNPRGLLLAKDKGLSKKLMAYHRIPMPDFAVFRKGQKLRVPKDLTFPLIVKSLTEESSVGISQASVVEDEQKLRERIAFIHESIGTDALVEQFIDGRELYVGVMGNQRLRAFPVWEMQFTKMPDDVHRIATGRVKWNPKYQEKYGIQTAELKDAPEGANERIRHLSKRVYRSLELSGYARIDLRLDKDGRIYVLEANPNPQIAQDEDFAESAKQSGMPYTNLLQHIITLGLQWRPESNR, encoded by the coding sequence ATGAAACCGCTCAGAGTCCTCGTGCTCATGGACAAGCAGTTGGTGCCGCCCCAGAATACCTCCGGTATCGATACGCAGAAAGCGGCATGGAAGACGGAGTTTGACGTGGTGACGACGCTGCGGAAGATCGGCCATGAAGTCGAGCCATTGGGGGTGGAAACAGAACTGGGCATCATCCGCAACGCCATCGATGCCTTTAAGCCTCACATCGCCTTCAACATGCTTGAAGCGTTTCACAATGTCGCCATCTTCGAGCCAAACGTCGTGAGCTATCTGGAACTGCTGAAAATTCCCTATACCGGTTGTAATCCGCGGGGCCTGCTGCTCGCCAAGGATAAGGGACTCTCAAAAAAGCTCATGGCATACCATCGCATCCCCATGCCCGATTTTGCCGTCTTCCGGAAAGGACAGAAGCTCCGCGTGCCGAAGGATCTGACCTTCCCCCTGATCGTCAAATCGCTGACGGAGGAATCCTCGGTCGGGATCTCCCAGGCTTCGGTCGTAGAAGATGAGCAGAAGTTGCGGGAGCGGATCGCCTTCATCCATGAGAGCATCGGCACGGATGCCCTCGTCGAACAATTCATCGACGGCCGGGAGCTCTACGTCGGCGTCATGGGGAATCAACGACTGCGTGCCTTTCCCGTCTGGGAAATGCAATTTACCAAGATGCCGGACGACGTGCACCGCATCGCCACGGGGCGGGTAAAATGGAACCCAAAGTACCAGGAGAAATACGGCATCCAAACGGCCGAGCTCAAAGACGCGCCCGAGGGCGCCAACGAGCGCATACGGCACCTCAGTAAACGAGTCTACCGTTCGTTGGAACTGAGCGGGTATGCGCGGATTGATCTACGGCTGGATAAAGACGGAAGGATCTATGTGCTGGAGGCGAACCCGAATCCCCAAATCGCGCAGGACGAAGATTTCGCCGAATCCGCCAAACAATCAGGCATGCCGTACACGAATCTGCTTCAGCACATCATCACCCTGGGGCTGCAATGGCGGCCGGAAAGCAACAGATGA
- a CDS encoding ribosomal protein L7/L12, producing the protein MTTDQTQSSKLSNATVEMLWRGDVIAAIKVVRVERNLGLKEAKDLVDAYIRSQPSLRQKLEQAQAEMWQKLKRGLIVALIFAAAAAYFFFQSR; encoded by the coding sequence ATGACAACCGACCAGACTCAGTCATCCAAGCTTTCCAATGCGACAGTCGAGATGCTGTGGCGGGGAGATGTGATTGCGGCGATTAAGGTCGTGCGTGTAGAGCGGAATCTTGGTCTGAAAGAGGCCAAGGACTTGGTGGACGCCTACATCCGCTCCCAACCATCCTTGCGACAGAAGCTGGAGCAGGCTCAAGCAGAGATGTGGCAGAAGCTGAAACGCGGGCTGATCGTTGCGCTGATCTTTGCCGCCGCTGCGGCGTACTTCTTTTTTCAGAGCCGGTAA
- a CDS encoding ferritin-like domain-containing protein: protein MNDQDTQRAVGILNKIMEHELAGVVRYMHYSLMVYGYNRIPIVSWLKGNADESLAHAHKAGELVTLLGGHPSLKIGTLLETEKHDVGDILRESLDHEKAAVAAYYELLKIAEGKSVLLEEYAREMIVGEELHLDEVNKMLRKSGDVQPFRS from the coding sequence ATGAACGATCAAGATACGCAACGGGCTGTCGGGATTCTCAACAAGATTATGGAGCATGAGTTGGCGGGCGTCGTCCGCTATATGCACTACTCTCTGATGGTCTACGGCTATAACCGCATTCCGATCGTCTCCTGGCTGAAGGGGAACGCCGACGAGAGTCTGGCCCATGCCCATAAGGCCGGGGAACTGGTGACATTGCTGGGCGGCCACCCGTCGCTGAAAATCGGGACGCTCTTGGAAACCGAGAAGCATGATGTGGGGGATATCCTGCGGGAAAGCTTGGACCATGAAAAGGCGGCGGTTGCCGCCTATTACGAGTTGCTGAAAATCGCCGAAGGAAAGTCCGTCTTGTTGGAAGAATATGCGCGGGAGATGATCGTCGGCGAAGAGTTGCATCTTGACGAGGTGAATAAAATGTTGCGCAAGTCAGGTGATGTGCAGCCCTTTCGTTCCTAA
- a CDS encoding OsmC family protein: MQRKGSAIWQGDLKSGKGTVSTDSGVLSQTQYSFSTRFESGKGTNPEELIAAAHAGCFTMALSGQLGAAGLVAEKLETTATVTFEKLEAGWTVTGILLDVKGKVPKADQAAWEKATQAAKAGCPISRLLNTTITMQARLEG, translated from the coding sequence ATGCAACGCAAAGGCTCGGCTATCTGGCAAGGCGACTTGAAGTCCGGCAAAGGCACGGTGTCGACGGACAGCGGCGTGTTGTCGCAGACGCAATACTCCTTTTCGACGAGATTCGAGAGCGGCAAGGGCACCAACCCGGAAGAGCTGATCGCCGCCGCGCATGCGGGCTGCTTCACGATGGCGCTGTCCGGCCAATTGGGCGCTGCCGGTCTGGTCGCTGAGAAGCTGGAAACGACGGCCACGGTCACGTTCGAGAAGCTCGAAGCGGGATGGACCGTGACGGGCATCTTGCTGGACGTCAAAGGGAAAGTGCCCAAAGCGGATCAGGCTGCGTGGGAGAAGGCGACGCAGGCGGCCAAAGCCGGCTGCCCGATCTCGCGCCTGCTTAACACGACGATCACGATGCAAGCCAGACTGGAAGGGTAA
- a CDS encoding RNA-binding protein, with amino-acid sequence MASKIYISGFPPSYTQGQLRQIFVPFGKVESVQVLRDARGCFVGVVQMSSPEDVEHIFGAQQVFQIEGKHLDIWEPPDSEAAQN; translated from the coding sequence ATGGCGTCAAAAATCTACATCAGCGGGTTTCCGCCCTCGTACACCCAGGGACAGCTCCGCCAGATCTTCGTCCCGTTCGGGAAGGTAGAGTCGGTACAAGTCCTGCGGGATGCGCGAGGGTGTTTCGTCGGGGTCGTGCAAATGTCCTCTCCTGAGGACGTGGAGCACATCTTCGGGGCGCAGCAGGTATTTCAAATCGAAGGCAAGCATCTGGATATCTGGGAACCCCCGGACTCCGAAGCCGCGCAGAACTGA
- a CDS encoding universal stress protein produces MRFLLAVDESENSHRVARYVGSLLRRTPDVALTLFHVLKPMPRELLEHGGSEDPATEAQLGVQLRGEQEAWIRKEGDAECHILKQACETLNQSGFDPGRVTLKYGHEDDIARNILEEARIGHHETIVVGRHGMSRSKRVFGGVTDQLLRDAKGFAIWVVE; encoded by the coding sequence ATGCGATTTCTTCTGGCCGTCGACGAGTCCGAGAATTCCCATCGCGTTGCCCGCTATGTTGGATCACTCCTGCGCCGTACTCCCGATGTCGCCCTTACACTCTTTCATGTGCTCAAGCCCATGCCCCGGGAGTTGCTGGAGCATGGCGGATCGGAGGATCCCGCCACCGAGGCGCAATTGGGGGTGCAGTTGCGCGGTGAGCAGGAGGCCTGGATCCGGAAGGAAGGGGACGCCGAGTGCCATATCCTGAAGCAGGCGTGCGAGACGCTGAACCAATCAGGATTCGACCCCGGCCGGGTGACGTTGAAGTATGGCCATGAAGACGATATCGCCAGAAACATTCTCGAAGAGGCGCGAATCGGACACCACGAAACCATTGTCGTGGGGCGGCATGGGATGTCCCGAAGCAAGCGGGTCTTCGGCGGCGTGACCGATCAACTCCTGCGCGACGCCAAGGGTTTTGCGATCTGGGTAGTGGAGTGA
- a CDS encoding putative zinc-binding metallopeptidase, protein MATQDKNEPVQDASLDAIRSDLTDWTTWPDEKLLDLRLCDLDLRIAGSHLEDLIAQLYGELDGRGLHFHPHFWLSEEWFCPDNVPGIAIPFYLAHPRLAKLELTQMLEVEGGDPDSCMRILRHEAGHAIENAFRLRRRRQRLQLFGKSSVPYPEDYSPKPYSKSFVLHLDSWYAQSHPDEDFAETFAVWLTPNSQWETRYAGWPALKKLQYVDRLSQTLVGQPPLNVSTEEVDPLRRLRTTLRRHYKKKRRHYGVDHPDFNDRDLQRFFSGAPEHAGHMTAIRFLMKIRKPVRRLVADWTGVYQYTIDQVFEDLIAHCRPLNLRLAVSEEQATHEFTVFLTVQAMNYIHTGGRRVAL, encoded by the coding sequence ATGGCAACTCAAGACAAGAACGAACCGGTACAAGATGCATCCCTCGATGCGATACGGAGCGATCTCACCGATTGGACAACGTGGCCGGACGAGAAGTTGCTGGATCTTCGGCTATGCGACCTCGATCTCAGGATTGCGGGGAGCCATCTTGAAGATCTCATCGCGCAGCTCTATGGCGAACTTGATGGCCGCGGTCTTCACTTTCATCCCCATTTTTGGCTGTCTGAGGAATGGTTCTGCCCGGATAATGTGCCCGGCATCGCGATCCCGTTCTATCTGGCCCATCCCCGGCTCGCCAAGCTCGAATTGACCCAGATGCTGGAAGTGGAAGGGGGCGATCCTGACTCGTGCATGCGTATCCTGCGGCATGAGGCGGGCCATGCCATCGAGAACGCCTTCAGGCTGCGGCGACGGCGACAGCGGCTGCAACTCTTCGGGAAGAGCTCGGTCCCGTATCCCGAGGACTATTCCCCCAAGCCGTATAGCAAAAGTTTCGTGCTGCATCTCGACTCGTGGTACGCGCAGAGCCATCCCGATGAGGACTTCGCCGAAACGTTCGCCGTGTGGTTGACGCCCAACTCTCAATGGGAGACCCGCTATGCCGGATGGCCGGCGCTCAAAAAACTTCAATACGTTGATCGACTCTCGCAGACTCTGGTTGGCCAGCCTCCGCTCAACGTCTCCACCGAAGAAGTCGACCCGCTCAGGCGGCTGCGCACCACCCTGCGCCGGCATTACAAGAAGAAGCGCCGGCATTACGGTGTCGATCATCCGGATTTCAACGACCGTGATCTGCAGCGGTTCTTCTCCGGTGCGCCGGAGCACGCCGGCCACATGACGGCGATCCGTTTCCTCATGAAGATTCGGAAGCCGGTACGCCGCCTCGTCGCCGACTGGACAGGTGTGTACCAGTACACGATCGATCAGGTCTTCGAAGACCTGATCGCACATTGCCGCCCGCTCAACCTTCGCCTGGCGGTGTCGGAAGAGCAGGCGACACATGAGTTCACAGTCTTTTTGACGGTGCAAGCGATGAACTATATCCACACCGGCGGGCGGCGGGTGGCGCTATGA
- a CDS encoding GAF domain-containing protein, protein MKSNALAIEDLWPCLQGMIPAALSTCSKDGIPNVTYVSQVYYVDSGHVALSHQFFNKTHRNVREHPYACAMLLDPRTLQAYRLQLRFDHSETAGPLFESMSLQLQAIASHSGMTNVFRLLAADVYAIVSLERVEGFTSLPTPPPSELPSRLFVAEDLERLRLISERLNRCETLGELLETALQLLDERLGFRHTILLLADESTATLTAIASRGYPENGAGSEVGFGEGLIGMVARSKRALHLSAIDHSLRYARAVRERAQASGNTAAVCREIPLPGLSRTACQIGVPLVTRGRLIGVLVVESLESLAFMPREDSLLTIIAAQLATGIEQLNRDLDDTAPAAPMESKPAPPSGASARTRHFCFFHADDCVFVDGEYLIRNVPGRILWRLLTQHRDEGRAEFTNRELRMDPWLGLPEVKDNLESRLILLRKRLEQKCPDIRLIPRGRGRFALETDGAIALSEKAG, encoded by the coding sequence GTGAAATCGAACGCCCTCGCGATCGAAGACCTGTGGCCCTGCCTCCAGGGCATGATTCCGGCGGCGTTGAGCACCTGCTCCAAAGACGGCATACCGAACGTCACCTACGTCAGCCAGGTCTATTACGTCGACAGCGGACACGTCGCGCTCTCCCATCAGTTTTTCAACAAGACCCACCGGAACGTGCGCGAGCATCCCTACGCCTGCGCCATGCTGCTCGATCCGAGAACGCTGCAGGCCTACCGCCTGCAATTGCGGTTCGACCATTCCGAAACGGCCGGCCCGCTCTTCGAATCGATGTCGCTCCAGTTGCAGGCCATCGCCTCCCACTCGGGCATGACGAACGTGTTCCGCCTCCTCGCCGCCGACGTCTACGCGATCGTAAGCCTCGAACGCGTCGAGGGATTTACCAGCCTGCCCACCCCGCCGCCGTCGGAGTTGCCGTCCCGGCTGTTCGTCGCGGAAGACCTCGAACGGCTACGCCTCATCAGCGAACGCCTCAACCGCTGCGAGACCCTGGGAGAGCTGCTCGAAACCGCGCTCCAGTTGCTGGATGAACGCCTGGGCTTTCGCCACACCATCCTGCTGCTTGCCGACGAATCCACCGCCACCCTCACCGCCATCGCCAGCCGCGGGTATCCTGAAAACGGAGCAGGCTCTGAAGTCGGATTCGGCGAGGGCTTGATCGGCATGGTCGCCCGGTCGAAGCGCGCACTCCACCTGTCCGCCATCGACCACAGCCTGCGCTATGCGCGGGCGGTGCGCGAACGGGCGCAAGCCTCCGGGAACACTGCGGCCGTGTGCCGCGAGATCCCCCTGCCCGGGCTGTCCCGCACCGCCTGTCAAATCGGCGTCCCGCTGGTCACGCGGGGCCGGCTGATCGGAGTTCTGGTCGTCGAGAGCCTGGAGTCGCTAGCGTTCATGCCGCGAGAAGACAGCCTCTTGACCATCATCGCCGCCCAACTGGCGACAGGCATCGAACAACTCAACCGTGACCTGGACGACACCGCGCCAGCCGCGCCCATGGAGAGCAAACCGGCTCCCCCATCAGGCGCATCGGCGCGCACGAGACACTTCTGCTTTTTCCACGCCGACGACTGCGTCTTCGTCGACGGCGAATACCTCATCCGGAACGTCCCGGGCCGCATTCTCTGGCGTCTGCTCACCCAGCATCGGGACGAGGGACGAGCGGAGTTCACCAATCGGGAACTCCGCATGGATCCCTGGCTCGGCCTGCCCGAGGTGAAAGACAATCTCGAAAGCCGGTTGATCCTCTTGAGAAAACGGCTGGAGCAGAAATGCCCGGACATCCGGCTCATCCCGCGTGGCCGGGGGCGGTTTGCACTCGAAACGGACGGAGCGATTGCGCTCTCCGAAAAGGCGGGCTGA
- a CDS encoding CBS domain-containing protein, translating into MRRADYMVNVKDFATLKAEHFMQDVVSYYHVETKGDRLAAAITEGGFGSVPILAKDGKVLGIVSEFDLLKVITEGKELSSVTAGDIMTKGAISVTGETPVMEVMNLLQSKHLIRVAVIDAEGKLVGIVSRRDILLGYVKATKPIWTF; encoded by the coding sequence ATGCGACGTGCTGATTACATGGTCAATGTCAAAGATTTCGCCACGCTCAAGGCCGAACATTTCATGCAAGACGTGGTGTCCTACTACCACGTTGAGACCAAGGGAGATCGGCTGGCTGCGGCGATCACCGAAGGTGGGTTTGGAAGCGTTCCCATTTTGGCCAAAGACGGCAAGGTGCTGGGTATTGTAAGTGAGTTCGACTTGCTGAAGGTCATCACGGAAGGCAAGGAACTGTCCTCGGTCACGGCTGGGGACATCATGACGAAGGGGGCGATTTCTGTGACCGGGGAAACGCCAGTCATGGAGGTCATGAATCTGCTGCAAAGCAAACATCTGATCCGGGTTGCCGTAATCGATGCCGAAGGGAAGCTGGTCGGCATCGTTTCTCGCAGAGACATCCTCTTGGGCTACGTCAAAGCGACCAAGCCAATTTGGACGTTTTGA
- a CDS encoding CBS domain-containing protein — protein MRKTAHFTSAHDPKTLTVRDVMEDAIVTVSPQAKGYTIARLMADGDVGSVPVVEEDLTLVGLVGEFDLLRVMDEGKDLGELTATDIMTRDVVTVTEEMLVTDVVHLLQSRHLIRVPVVNGNSLIGIVARRDIVFAYVRAKAIYWP, from the coding sequence ATGAGAAAGACAGCACATTTTACGAGTGCCCATGATCCCAAGACTTTAACCGTTCGGGACGTGATGGAGGATGCGATCGTCACGGTCAGTCCGCAGGCGAAGGGCTACACGATCGCCAGGCTCATGGCCGACGGGGACGTTGGGAGCGTTCCTGTCGTGGAAGAAGATCTGACGCTCGTCGGGCTGGTGGGTGAATTCGATCTGTTGCGGGTGATGGATGAGGGCAAAGACCTCGGTGAACTGACCGCGACGGACATCATGACGCGCGACGTCGTCACCGTTACCGAGGAGATGCTGGTGACGGATGTGGTGCATCTGCTTCAATCGCGGCACTTGATTCGCGTGCCGGTTGTCAACGGCAACAGCCTCATCGGCATAGTTGCCCGCCGTGATATCGTCTTCGCATACGTGAGAGCCAAGGCGATCTACTGGCCATAG
- a CDS encoding DUF4395 family protein: MSDAQQTASASVTPVERRRVEAQGFLGLEDRQISQIKYWLRLSPAICMTWTACGTALQSAPVLWALSPFALLGALLPGHPFDLLYTWGVRRLTGGPALPRYPLPRRFACFLATLMLVGAAWSFQSGWVLAGQLFGWGLVGAALVNVTTGFCIPSFIYGLIFGAPGSCQIE; this comes from the coding sequence ATGAGCGACGCTCAACAGACAGCTTCCGCGTCGGTGACGCCGGTTGAGCGTCGTCGTGTCGAGGCGCAGGGGTTTCTCGGATTGGAGGATCGGCAGATCAGTCAGATCAAGTACTGGCTGCGTCTGTCGCCTGCGATCTGCATGACCTGGACGGCCTGCGGGACCGCGCTGCAATCCGCCCCGGTGCTCTGGGCTCTGTCTCCCTTCGCCTTGCTGGGCGCGCTGCTGCCCGGCCATCCGTTCGACCTCTTGTACACATGGGGCGTGCGACGATTGACCGGCGGGCCGGCGCTTCCCCGCTATCCGCTGCCGCGGCGGTTTGCCTGCTTCCTGGCGACGCTGATGCTCGTCGGGGCGGCCTGGAGTTTTCAATCGGGGTGGGTGCTCGCCGGTCAACTGTTCGGCTGGGGGCTGGTGGGTGCGGCACTCGTGAACGTGACGACGGGATTCTGCATTCCCTCGTTCATCTACGGGCTCATCTTCGGAGCGCCCGGGTCCTGCCAGATCGAGTGA
- a CDS encoding FAD-dependent oxidoreductase, with amino-acid sequence MAGSVSVQCCIAGGGPAGMMLGLLLARAGVDVLVLEKHGDFLRDFRGDTIHPSTLEIIHELGLLEQLLTLPHQKAPGINAQFGDLALTVADFSTLPTRCGFIAFMPQWDFLNFLAEQGSRYPTFRVLMQAEVTDLIKLAGTIVGVRATTPEGPMEVRADLVVGADGRRSVVRDRAGLPVEEFGAPMDVLWFGLPRRAKDPESPVGRFDRGRIFIMLNRGDYRQCGFVIPKGSRAQLETQGLPVFRETVGRLAPFLADRVDEIKSWEPVKLLTVQVDRLRDWCRPGLLCIGDAAHAMSPIGGVGINLAIQDAVATANLLAGLLRRGAVTPADLRLVQERRAWPTQMTQRMQLLLQNRVIKTVLAGDGSLVPPWPLRLIARFPLLRRIPARLIGMGFRPEHVRTSAVR; translated from the coding sequence GTGGCAGGGAGCGTCTCAGTGCAATGCTGCATCGCAGGCGGCGGTCCGGCGGGCATGATGCTTGGACTGCTGCTTGCGCGCGCCGGTGTCGACGTGCTGGTGCTGGAGAAACACGGCGACTTTTTGCGCGACTTCCGCGGCGATACGATTCATCCCTCCACTCTCGAAATCATCCACGAGCTGGGGCTGCTGGAGCAACTGCTCACGCTGCCGCATCAAAAGGCGCCGGGAATCAACGCCCAGTTCGGCGATCTGGCCCTGACGGTTGCAGATTTCTCCACCTTGCCGACCCGCTGCGGATTTATTGCCTTCATGCCCCAATGGGATTTTCTGAACTTTCTGGCGGAGCAGGGCTCGCGCTATCCCACCTTTCGCGTACTGATGCAAGCGGAGGTGACGGATCTCATCAAGCTGGCAGGAACGATTGTGGGGGTTCGGGCAACGACGCCCGAGGGGCCGATGGAGGTGCGCGCCGATCTGGTGGTGGGCGCGGACGGACGACGCTCGGTCGTCAGGGATAGGGCCGGCTTGCCGGTGGAGGAGTTCGGGGCACCGATGGATGTGCTCTGGTTCGGGCTCCCTCGTCGCGCAAAGGATCCGGAGAGTCCGGTCGGTCGTTTCGATCGGGGCCGCATTTTCATCATGCTGAATCGCGGCGACTATAGGCAGTGCGGCTTTGTGATTCCCAAAGGGTCGCGCGCGCAACTGGAAACGCAGGGCCTGCCGGTGTTTCGCGAGACGGTCGGGAGGCTGGCGCCCTTTCTGGCGGATCGTGTGGACGAAATCAAAAGTTGGGAGCCGGTCAAGCTCCTGACGGTGCAGGTGGATCGGCTGCGGGACTGGTGTCGCCCCGGGCTGCTCTGCATCGGCGATGCGGCCCATGCAATGTCGCCGATCGGCGGGGTCGGGATCAATCTGGCGATACAGGATGCCGTGGCGACGGCGAATCTGTTGGCGGGGCTGTTACGGCGAGGGGCGGTGACGCCTGCGGATCTCCGGCTGGTGCAGGAACGGCGCGCCTGGCCGACGCAGATGACGCAACGGATGCAGCTCCTGCTTCAAAATAGAGTCATCAAGACCGTCCTTGCCGGCGACGGCTCGCTTGTGCCCCCTTGGCCGCTCCGGCTCATTGCCCGCTTTCCCCTTCTTCGGCGCATCCCCGCCCGCCTGATCGGCATGGGTTTCCGTCCGGAACATGTCCGGACCTCAGCAGTGCGCTAG